Within the Bacteroidales bacterium genome, the region GAAGAATCCGAGAGTCTTAAAACAGCTTTTCTTGACAACATGTCATATGGCGGTTTAACACCCTATTTTCTGGACATTTTTAAAAAATTGCATTAAAAATTGCACGAAATGGCTATCCCTTTGGAACAGTTAAAAAACGATATATAACAGAGTGACGATAAGGAACTTCCGGAGCAATTAGACATGAAGGGAATTTTTCATGATTAGGTGTATCAGGATAATATTGTGCCTCTAAACATATACCATCATAAGGTTTATAAAAATCGCCGCTCTTTCCAGGTTTGTCTGAATTTAGAAAATTCCCTGTATATAGAATGAATCCAGGCAAATCAGAAAACATTTCAAGTACTCTGCCCTTGTGTGGGCCAAAA harbors:
- a CDS encoding galactose-1-epimerase, whose amino-acid sequence is FGPHKGRVLEMFSDLPGFILYTGNFLNSDKPGKSGDFYKPYDGICLEAQYYPDTPNHEKFPSCLIAPEVPYRHSVIYRFLTVPKG